TTATTTCAATAAGCACACACAGATTAGCGCCTTATAAAAGCTATATCGCTATACAAGATGAATTAACTTTAGCGTATAAAGAACTACGTACTCGTTATGCGGAAACTACCTTTAATAAAGCAATTACTACTTTAACTACACTCGAGGAAAAAGAAACGCAAAAGGCATATCCGTTTACAGTTTCTGAAATTACCTTAAAAAAATAATCGCTATTTCTTGTCTTCCTTCTTAGCTTGTTTTGGAGGCATGGGACCACGCAGATGTACGATAAGTCCGTTTAAGAAATTTCGAAGAAATTGATCGCCGCATTCCATGAATTTCGGGTGGTCTGGATTTCTATATATAGCATTTATCTCACTTTTTGTAACGTTAAAATCAACCAGCTTACAAATTGCTACAATTTCATCATCGCGTAACTTGTGTGCGACCCGCAATTTTTTCATGATATCGTTATTGGTAAGTGCCATTGTTTAAATTTTCAGCAAAAATACTTGAAAATTAAATAGGGTGACGATTTCCGAAGAATTATTAGGTTTGTAAACTTTTATGACCAAAACCACGCAACATAACTATTTTAAACTGTTTAAACCATATAAGTATGTAAGCCAGTTTATTACGAATGACTCTAAAGCAAAGCGCAAACGGTTTTTAGGCAGCTTATATCCATTTCCTGAAGGTACTATGGCTGTTGGAAGGTTAGATGAAACCAGTGAAGGGCTGCTGCTATTAACCACCGATGGCGCTTTTAGCAATCGAATTAACAGCGCGGGCATTGAGAAGGAATACTACGCACAAGTAGATGGAATAGCCACAGATGCAGCAATACAACAACTAGAACAAGGTGTTGAAATAAGCATTCATGGTAAGCCCTATACAACAAAGCCCTGCATTGTGCATCGAATAGATGAGCCCCAGCTTCCAGAACGCGGACAAAAAATTAGAGATGCCAGACACGGACCAACAACTTGGCTTAGTATTACGGTTACTGAAGGAAAATTTAGACAGGTTCGAAAAATGACCGCAGTTGTTGGTTTTCCTACGCTTCGTCTAGTACGTTTTCGCATTGGCAAAGAAACCATAGAAAACATGAAAGCGGGTCAGGCACTTCGTATTACTACTAATGTATAATTGTTTTGCAACAGAACTATCTATCTTCTTCCGTAAGAGAAAAGAAAGTGTTTATGGGTTTCTCAAATACTTCGGAAAGCTTTAAGGCTAATACTGTAGAAGGCACATACCTATTGGCTTCAATAGAATTGATAGTCTGTCTAGAGACTCCTATGCGCTCTGCTAGTTCTCCTTGTGTAAGGTTTAAAATGGCTCGTTCTACTTTTAAAGAATTCTTCATTAATCTTTCTTTTTGATAAAATGAAAAAACATTAGGTATACAATAAGCATAAACCATAAAATTACAAAGTCTCCTAAATCTTGAAACAGCCCCTGCCCGTCGTCTATAATACTACTCGCGATAAAATTTACGATAGGCTGTACTAAAATATAAATAGCACTAAGCAAAAAAGTTAGCGAGAAAGCTTTAGCCCTCATGTGCTGCACTCGCTCATCTTCTACCTTCTCTTTAGACAACACTACTATAAATAAGGA
This Rasiella rasia DNA region includes the following protein-coding sequences:
- a CDS encoding DUF1456 family protein, giving the protein MALTNNDIMKKLRVAHKLRDDEIVAICKLVDFNVTKSEINAIYRNPDHPKFMECGDQFLRNFLNGLIVHLRGPMPPKQAKKEDKK
- a CDS encoding pseudouridine synthase, whose product is MTKTTQHNYFKLFKPYKYVSQFITNDSKAKRKRFLGSLYPFPEGTMAVGRLDETSEGLLLLTTDGAFSNRINSAGIEKEYYAQVDGIATDAAIQQLEQGVEISIHGKPYTTKPCIVHRIDEPQLPERGQKIRDARHGPTTWLSITVTEGKFRQVRKMTAVVGFPTLRLVRFRIGKETIENMKAGQALRITTNV
- a CDS encoding helix-turn-helix transcriptional regulator; translated protein: MKNSLKVERAILNLTQGELAERIGVSRQTINSIEANRYVPSTVLALKLSEVFEKPINTFFSLTEEDR